A single window of Methylobacterium nodulans ORS 2060 DNA harbors:
- a CDS encoding amino acid synthesis family protein: MIEVRKIVVTVEEVRHDGGPPLAAPLLKGALACVVRNPFAGRYEPDIVPMMEALKPLGLECATKLLAALGNEPGRIEAYGKGALVGSAGELEHGALWHVPGGYAMRELLGQALAIVPSMTKVGPMGAVLDVPIHHKDAAYVRSHFDGITVAVADAPRADEILFALAMTTGGRPHARVGGLAKEDISQWNGLR; this comes from the coding sequence ATGATCGAGGTCCGCAAGATCGTCGTCACCGTCGAGGAGGTGCGCCATGATGGCGGCCCGCCGCTCGCCGCGCCCCTGCTCAAGGGCGCGCTCGCCTGCGTGGTGAGGAATCCCTTCGCCGGCCGCTACGAGCCTGACATCGTGCCGATGATGGAGGCGCTCAAGCCGCTCGGGCTCGAATGCGCGACGAAGCTGCTCGCGGCGCTCGGCAACGAGCCCGGCCGGATCGAGGCCTACGGCAAGGGCGCGCTGGTCGGGTCGGCGGGCGAGCTGGAGCACGGCGCTCTCTGGCACGTGCCGGGCGGCTACGCCATGCGCGAGCTTCTGGGACAGGCGCTCGCCATCGTGCCCTCGATGACGAAGGTCGGTCCGATGGGCGCCGTCCTCGACGTGCCGATCCACCACAAGGACGCGGCCTATGTGCGCTCGCATTTCGACGGGATCACGGTCGCGGTGGCGGATGCGCCGAGGGCCGACGAGATCCTGTTCGCGCTCGCCATGACCACCGGCGGACGTCCCCATGCGCGGGTCGGCGGCCTCGCCAAGGAGGACATCTCGCAGTGGAACGGCCTGCGCTGA
- a CDS encoding FAD:protein FMN transferase, with protein MRRVLIPCAVPAIGRALQDGTLAEWSGETMGTTWSVKAVVPAGCRTDGLAADLARLLDGIDREMSQWRPDSDLSRFNRAPAGSWVRLPRRLHAVLGVGLDLARRTQGAYDPTIGALADLWGFGPSGPILQRPGPAAIAAAQARSGWSRVRLDPAGEAAFQPGGVQLDLSSIAKGYAVDALSEALGGRGLASHLAEIGGELRGTGVKPDRQPWWVGLEDPLTASAETIVALHGLSVATSGDYRRVLACGAERHGHTLDPRTGRPRTNDLLAVTVLHPSCMIADAAATALLVLGREAGLDHADRHGLAARFLFRTADGDAGERMSASLRRMLL; from the coding sequence GTGCGGCGCGTCCTGATCCCCTGCGCGGTGCCGGCCATCGGCCGCGCCCTGCAGGACGGCACCCTGGCCGAGTGGTCCGGCGAGACCATGGGCACGACCTGGTCGGTGAAGGCCGTGGTTCCGGCCGGGTGCCGGACGGACGGGCTTGCGGCCGATCTCGCGCGGCTGCTCGACGGCATCGACCGCGAGATGAGCCAATGGCGGCCGGATTCGGACCTCTCCCGCTTCAACCGAGCGCCGGCCGGGAGCTGGGTCCGGCTGCCGCGGCGTCTGCACGCGGTGCTCGGCGTCGGGCTCGACCTCGCGCGACGGACGCAGGGCGCCTACGACCCGACGATCGGCGCCCTGGCGGATCTGTGGGGCTTCGGGCCGTCCGGGCCGATCTTGCAGAGGCCCGGCCCGGCCGCGATCGCGGCCGCGCAGGCACGCAGCGGCTGGTCGCGCGTGCGGCTCGACCCCGCCGGAGAGGCGGCCTTCCAGCCCGGGGGCGTGCAGCTGGATCTCTCCTCGATCGCCAAAGGCTACGCCGTCGACGCCCTCTCGGAGGCGCTCGGCGGGCGGGGTCTGGCGAGCCATCTCGCCGAGATCGGGGGCGAGCTGCGCGGGACAGGGGTCAAGCCGGACCGCCAGCCCTGGTGGGTCGGGCTGGAGGACCCGCTGACGGCGTCGGCGGAGACGATCGTCGCCCTGCATGGACTGAGCGTGGCCACATCGGGCGACTACCGGCGCGTCCTCGCCTGCGGGGCGGAGCGCCACGGCCATACCCTCGATCCCCGGACGGGCCGGCCGCGCACCAACGACCTGCTCGCGGTCACGGTCCTGCACCCGAGCTGCATGATCGCCGACGCGGCGGCCACCGCCCTGTTGGTGCTGGGGCGTGAGGCCGGGCTGGACCATGCCGATCGCCACGGCCTTGCCGCGCGCTTCCTGTTTCGAACCGCGGATGGCGATGCGGGCGAGCGCATGAGCGCGTCCCTGCGGAGGATGCTCCTGTGA
- a CDS encoding TonB-dependent receptor translates to MSARGSVFEAGSNAALGVSLAASLGSFASGAAAQEADTVELSTIDIAGIRAVGQANTLNESTGLSRLPGRVQDTPQAITVVPGEVIRQQQATTLEQALRNVPGITVSAGEGNGGLNGDQFRIRGFQAKNDIYLDGLRDFGVYVRDSFNISDVVVIKGPSSETFGLGTVGGAINIVSKRASLADFTEVEGAFGSGPLGRSTLDVNRRIDETTAVRLNAMVHRQDVADRDNIKSDRWGAAASLGFGLGTDTTWFLNYAHQYTDRTPDFGVPTILLPGTSRAVPATELGLRRSTAYARASDMDRANADLLTSLMKWQVNDWLTVTNDSRIAFYTRDFSSTAPVCRTSSCVLGFLQGGNPFVGYSAGGGLSFLQDAWGAQNVTTAVARFETGALRHEVVAGIDYFYQADERQGLTITRPNQQIRTPLFDNAGFSFARNPLGRRESTGSNIGVFGSDRIWFAPQLSILAGIRYDDYTARYRTSAAAAGVPAGEFGAWRESRTGFASPKVALILEPNKDVTVYASWSHATTPAGAFVTQSTNIELPSSIVSQKPERTNLYEVGTKMSFLDGRLGFSAAAFRVEKTNSIDVDPVTGALILGSLDAYDARLVNGFELGLTGSLTEHWHVQFGYTHLDGRITASGDPVIGNRTPFTPENAVSAFTTYNLAPALQLPGRFLIGGGVFWDDGYFPGADNITRIPGSFSLDGLISYEHDGYRVAVNVYNLTDALNYGAAFSSRAVPLSGRTVLVSLGTRF, encoded by the coding sequence ATGAGCGCGCGCGGTTCCGTGTTCGAGGCTGGGTCAAATGCGGCGTTGGGCGTGAGCCTCGCGGCCTCCCTGGGCAGCTTCGCGAGCGGTGCCGCGGCTCAGGAGGCCGACACGGTCGAGCTCTCCACCATCGACATCGCGGGCATCCGGGCCGTGGGCCAGGCGAACACGCTCAACGAGAGCACCGGCCTGTCGCGCCTGCCCGGGCGCGTCCAGGATACGCCCCAGGCCATCACGGTCGTGCCCGGCGAGGTCATTCGCCAGCAGCAGGCCACCACCCTGGAACAGGCCCTGCGCAACGTTCCGGGCATCACCGTCTCGGCCGGCGAGGGCAATGGTGGCCTCAACGGCGACCAGTTCCGCATCCGCGGCTTCCAGGCCAAGAACGACATCTATCTCGACGGGTTGCGCGACTTCGGCGTCTACGTCCGCGACAGCTTCAACATCAGCGACGTCGTCGTCATCAAGGGTCCGTCATCGGAGACCTTCGGCCTCGGCACCGTCGGCGGCGCCATCAACATCGTGTCGAAGCGAGCCTCCCTGGCGGACTTCACCGAGGTCGAGGGGGCGTTCGGCAGCGGGCCGCTCGGACGCTCCACGCTCGACGTCAACCGCCGGATCGACGAGACCACCGCGGTCCGGCTGAACGCGATGGTGCACCGGCAGGACGTCGCCGACCGTGACAACATCAAGAGCGACCGTTGGGGCGCGGCCGCCTCCCTCGGCTTCGGCCTCGGCACGGACACGACGTGGTTCCTGAACTACGCGCACCAGTACACGGACCGGACGCCCGATTTCGGCGTCCCGACGATTCTGCTCCCCGGCACGAGCCGGGCGGTGCCGGCGACCGAGTTGGGGCTGCGGCGCAGCACAGCCTACGCCCGGGCGAGCGACATGGACCGGGCCAATGCCGACCTGCTCACCTCGCTGATGAAGTGGCAGGTCAACGATTGGCTGACCGTCACCAACGATTCCCGCATCGCCTTCTACACCCGCGACTTCTCGTCGACCGCGCCGGTATGCCGGACGAGCAGCTGCGTGCTCGGCTTCCTGCAGGGCGGCAACCCATTCGTCGGCTACAGCGCGGGCGGCGGCCTGAGCTTTCTCCAGGACGCCTGGGGCGCCCAGAACGTCACGACCGCCGTCGCGCGGTTCGAGACCGGGGCCCTGCGCCACGAGGTCGTGGCCGGCATCGACTACTTCTATCAGGCGGATGAGCGCCAGGGCCTGACGATCACCCGCCCCAACCAGCAGATCCGCACGCCCCTCTTCGACAATGCGGGCTTCAGCTTCGCGCGCAACCCCCTCGGGCGCCGGGAGAGCACGGGCAGCAACATCGGCGTGTTCGGCTCGGACCGGATCTGGTTCGCGCCCCAGCTGTCGATCCTGGCCGGAATCCGCTACGACGACTACACGGCCCGCTACCGCACGAGCGCGGCGGCCGCAGGCGTCCCCGCCGGGGAGTTCGGCGCCTGGCGCGAGAGCCGGACCGGCTTCGCCAGCCCCAAGGTCGCCCTCATCCTCGAACCGAACAAGGACGTGACCGTCTACGCGTCGTGGTCGCACGCCACGACGCCGGCCGGCGCCTTCGTCACGCAATCGACCAATATCGAGCTTCCCTCCAGCATCGTCAGCCAGAAGCCGGAGCGCACGAACCTCTACGAGGTCGGCACCAAGATGAGCTTCCTCGACGGGCGCCTCGGCTTCTCGGCCGCGGCGTTCCGGGTGGAGAAGACGAACTCGATCGACGTCGATCCGGTGACCGGGGCGCTGATCCTCGGGTCGCTCGACGCCTACGACGCGCGGCTCGTCAACGGCTTCGAGCTCGGGCTGACCGGCAGCCTGACGGAACACTGGCACGTTCAGTTCGGCTATACCCACCTCGACGGGCGCATCACCGCCTCGGGTGATCCGGTCATCGGCAATCGCACGCCCTTCACGCCCGAGAACGCGGTGTCGGCCTTCACGACCTACAATCTCGCGCCCGCCCTCCAGCTTCCCGGGCGGTTCCTCATCGGCGGCGGCGTATTCTGGGATGACGGCTACTTCCCGGGCGCCGACAACATCACCCGCATCCCCGGCAGTTTCTCCCTCGACGGGCTGATCTCCTACGAGCACGACGGCTACCGGGTCGCGGTCAACGTCTACAACCTCACCGACGCGCTGAATTACGGCGCCGCCTTCTCGAGCCGCGCTGTGCCGCTCTCCGGCCGCACGGTGCTGGTGAGCCTCGGCACCCGGTTCTGA
- a CDS encoding Fe2+-dependent dioxygenase yields MLVHVPNVLTPAEIALCRARLEAGEWIDGRATAGQQAARAKHNLQIPEDSDTARELGELILRALGRSPLFNAAALPLRVLPPLFNRYDVGMSFRNHVDGAVRAIPGAGMRLRADVSTTLFLTDPDAYEGGELVIEDTFGSHAVKLPAGDMIVYPATSLHRVEPITRGSRWSAFFWSQSMVKDDGRRALLFDLDQGITGVRRKLSDDDPAAIALTSCYHNLLRRWAEM; encoded by the coding sequence GTGCTGGTTCACGTCCCGAACGTGCTGACCCCCGCCGAGATCGCGCTTTGCCGCGCACGCCTGGAGGCGGGGGAGTGGATCGACGGCCGCGCCACTGCCGGGCAGCAGGCGGCGCGGGCGAAGCACAACCTTCAGATCCCCGAGGATTCCGACACCGCCCGGGAACTCGGCGAGCTGATCCTGCGGGCGCTCGGGCGCAGCCCGCTGTTCAATGCGGCCGCCCTGCCGCTGCGCGTGCTGCCGCCGCTGTTCAACCGCTACGATGTGGGCATGAGCTTCCGCAATCACGTCGACGGGGCCGTGCGGGCGATCCCCGGGGCCGGGATGCGCCTGCGCGCGGACGTCTCGACCACGCTGTTCCTGACCGACCCGGACGCCTACGAGGGCGGCGAGCTGGTGATCGAGGACACGTTCGGGAGCCACGCCGTGAAGCTGCCGGCGGGCGACATGATCGTGTATCCGGCCACCAGCCTGCACCGGGTCGAGCCGATCACCCGCGGCAGCCGCTGGTCGGCGTTCTTCTGGTCCCAGTCCATGGTCAAGGATGACGGCCGGCGCGCGCTGCTGTTCGACCTGGACCAGGGCATCACGGGCGTGCGGCGGAAGCTCTCGGACGACGATCCGGCGGCCATCGCCCTGACGAGCTGCTACCACAACCTGCTGCGCCGCTGGGCCGAGATGTGA
- a CDS encoding tetratricopeptide repeat protein, with the protein MTRATGRPGAARREPPSLERLRRLDAAEWARILDADGDEAVAWIRLAAEHGFKAAQVVLGQMHLDGRLVPRDLGAAYGWFSRAARIGSIEAVNMVGRCHELGWGVPVDHAQALIHFRKAAAAGHAWGQYNVGTLLLYGNGVRRDHREAYAWFRRAAAQGHAKAMGMLGRFHEEGWAQPIDRTAALTWYRRAAEGGDCWAQFNLGRLLVEGGRTGEALPWFARAVEGGSANCLRLIGPLLLARRDARFRSLGLRALERCAAASPDAGGPDRPPGPRVRPALLAARIRTLAACLVLLGLGRFVLAGGDRGPAGQRPSSKTCASSASPRIR; encoded by the coding sequence ATGACGCGGGCGACAGGCCGGCCGGGCGCAGCCCGGCGGGAGCCTCCGTCGCTGGAGCGCCTGCGTCGCCTCGATGCCGCCGAGTGGGCGAGGATCCTGGACGCGGATGGCGACGAGGCGGTGGCCTGGATCCGTCTGGCCGCCGAGCACGGGTTCAAGGCCGCCCAGGTCGTGCTCGGGCAGATGCATCTCGATGGCCGTCTTGTGCCCCGCGACCTGGGCGCGGCCTATGGCTGGTTCAGCCGCGCCGCTCGCATCGGCAGCATCGAGGCCGTCAACATGGTGGGGCGCTGCCACGAGCTGGGATGGGGCGTTCCGGTCGACCACGCCCAGGCCCTGATCCATTTCCGCAAGGCCGCCGCCGCGGGCCATGCCTGGGGGCAGTACAATGTCGGCACGCTGCTGCTCTACGGGAATGGGGTTCGGCGCGATCACCGCGAAGCCTATGCGTGGTTCCGCCGCGCCGCCGCGCAGGGTCACGCCAAGGCGATGGGCATGCTCGGACGCTTCCACGAGGAAGGCTGGGCCCAGCCGATCGACCGCACGGCCGCGCTGACCTGGTACCGCCGGGCGGCCGAGGGCGGGGATTGCTGGGCGCAGTTCAATCTCGGCCGGCTTCTCGTCGAGGGCGGCAGGACCGGCGAGGCGCTGCCGTGGTTCGCGCGCGCCGTCGAGGGCGGCAGTGCGAATTGCCTGAGGCTGATCGGCCCGCTCCTGCTCGCGCGCCGGGACGCGCGGTTCCGGAGCCTGGGCTTGCGCGCCCTCGAACGCTGCGCCGCCGCATCGCCCGATGCGGGAGGGCCGGACAGGCCGCCCGGGCCGCGCGTCCGGCCGGCCCTGCTCGCCGCCCGGATCAGGACCCTGGCGGCGTGCCTTGTCCTGCTCGGTCTCGGCCGTTTCGTGCTCGCCGGAGGCGATCGCGGACCCGCCGGTCAGCGCCCCTCGTCGAAGACCTGTGCCAGCTCCGCCTCGCCGAGGATCCGGTAG
- a CDS encoding flavin-containing monooxygenase, producing MAQTPVSAAAPTETMHDLDVLVIGAGISGIAAGYYLQTHLPTKTYAILEARDAIGGTWDLFRYPGLRSDSDLYTFGFSFRPWGGERSIADGASILRYLRETAAAFGIDRRIRFGHRALRAAWRSQEARWHVEVEIRGEPAPVTFSCRFLSICAGYYDYAEGYRPVWPGMERFGGRIVHPQDWPADLDLTGQRVVVIGSGATAVTLVPELARTAAHVSMLQRSPSHILSLPAEDRIANWLRRRLPARLAHGLVRWKNIGLGILFYQLARRKPDLVARKIREGVRAQLGEGYDVATHFTPTYDPWDQRVCFVPDGDLFRAIRGGRASIVTDHIESFTETGLALRSGAQLEADVIVTATGLKLKMLGGMTLAVDGRPVEASNTLLYKGMMLSDVPNLAVAIGYTNASWTLKCELTARFVCRLIARMEARGDAWCVPRRGAGVGEEPAIDFTSGYIRRSLALLPKQGTRKPWRLYQNYALDLAALRFGALEDEALEFGRADRRRPIA from the coding sequence ATGGCTCAGACCCCCGTCAGCGCTGCGGCCCCGACCGAGACGATGCACGACCTCGACGTGCTGGTGATCGGCGCAGGGATCTCCGGCATCGCCGCGGGCTATTACCTGCAGACGCATCTCCCGACGAAGACCTACGCGATCCTGGAGGCGCGCGACGCCATCGGGGGCACCTGGGACCTGTTCCGCTATCCGGGCTTGCGCTCGGATTCCGACCTCTACACCTTCGGCTTCAGCTTCCGGCCCTGGGGCGGCGAGCGGTCGATCGCGGACGGAGCCTCGATCCTGCGCTATCTGCGCGAGACCGCCGCGGCCTTTGGCATCGACCGGCGGATCCGCTTTGGGCACCGGGCCCTGCGCGCCGCGTGGCGCTCGCAGGAGGCGCGCTGGCACGTGGAGGTGGAGATCCGCGGCGAGCCGGCGCCCGTGACCTTCTCCTGCCGCTTCCTCTCCATCTGTGCCGGCTATTACGACTACGCGGAGGGCTACCGGCCGGTCTGGCCGGGCATGGAGCGCTTCGGCGGCCGCATCGTGCATCCGCAGGATTGGCCGGCGGATCTCGACCTGACGGGCCAGCGCGTGGTGGTGATCGGCAGCGGCGCCACGGCGGTGACGCTGGTGCCCGAACTCGCCCGCACGGCGGCCCATGTCAGCATGCTGCAGCGCTCGCCGAGCCACATCCTGTCGCTGCCCGCCGAGGACCGGATCGCCAATTGGCTGCGCAGGCGCCTGCCCGCGCGCCTCGCGCACGGCCTCGTGCGGTGGAAGAACATCGGCCTCGGCATCCTCTTCTACCAGCTCGCCCGGCGGAAGCCGGACCTGGTGGCCCGCAAGATCCGCGAGGGCGTGCGTGCCCAGCTCGGTGAGGGCTACGACGTCGCCACCCATTTCACGCCGACCTACGACCCCTGGGACCAGCGCGTCTGCTTCGTGCCGGACGGCGACCTGTTCCGGGCGATCCGCGGCGGCCGAGCCTCGATCGTGACCGACCACATCGAGAGCTTTACCGAGACGGGGCTCGCACTCCGCTCGGGCGCGCAGCTGGAGGCGGACGTCATCGTCACGGCCACGGGCCTCAAGCTGAAGATGCTCGGCGGCATGACGCTCGCGGTCGACGGGCGGCCCGTCGAGGCGTCGAACACCCTCCTGTACAAGGGAATGATGCTGAGCGACGTGCCCAACCTCGCCGTCGCGATCGGCTACACGAACGCCTCCTGGACGCTCAAATGCGAGCTCACCGCGCGCTTCGTCTGCCGTCTGATCGCCCGGATGGAGGCGCGCGGGGACGCGTGGTGCGTGCCGCGCCGGGGCGCTGGCGTGGGCGAGGAGCCGGCGATCGACTTCACCTCCGGCTATATCCGGCGGTCGCTCGCGCTCCTGCCCAAGCAGGGCACGCGCAAGCCCTGGAGGCTGTACCAGAACTACGCCCTCGACCTCGCCGCCCTGCGCTTCGGCGCCCTGGAGGACGAGGCGCTGGAATTCGGGAGGGCGGATCGGCGGCGGCCCATCGCATGA
- a CDS encoding pseudouridine synthase: MSRVPTFRLDRLLANLGYGSRREIQALARAGAIILDGARLRAADERIPVTRDLPERLTVGGVALDPPPGLVLMLHKPTGVTCSHKEAGPLVYGLLPERWRRRDPPLSTVGRLDKETSGLLLLTDDGALLHRIISPKAKVAKRYRVELARPLAGDEGALFASGTLMLEGEDKPLLPVELVAEGPTRASVTLTEGRYHQVRRMFAAVGNHVTALHRDRVGRLDLPADLAPGAYRILGEAELAQVFDEGR, encoded by the coding sequence ATGAGCCGCGTCCCCACCTTTCGCCTCGACAGGCTCCTGGCCAATCTCGGCTATGGCTCGCGCCGGGAGATCCAGGCCCTCGCGCGGGCGGGGGCGATCATCCTCGACGGCGCGCGCTTGCGCGCCGCGGACGAACGCATCCCGGTGACGCGGGACCTGCCCGAGCGGCTCACCGTCGGCGGCGTGGCCCTCGACCCGCCGCCCGGCCTCGTGCTGATGCTGCACAAGCCGACCGGCGTCACCTGCTCGCACAAGGAGGCCGGTCCCCTCGTGTACGGGCTCCTGCCCGAGCGCTGGCGCCGCCGGGACCCGCCCCTCTCCACGGTCGGCCGCCTCGACAAGGAGACCTCGGGCCTGCTGCTGCTCACCGATGACGGCGCGCTCCTCCACCGCATCATCTCGCCGAAGGCCAAGGTGGCGAAGCGCTACCGGGTGGAGCTCGCCCGGCCGCTCGCCGGGGATGAGGGCGCGCTCTTCGCCTCCGGCACGCTGATGCTGGAGGGGGAGGACAAGCCGCTGCTTCCCGTGGAGCTCGTGGCGGAGGGCCCGACGCGGGCGAGCGTGACGCTCACCGAGGGCCGCTACCACCAGGTCCGCCGGATGTTCGCGGCGGTCGGCAATCACGTGACGGCCCTGCACCGCGACCGGGTCGGGCGGCTGGACCTGCCGGCCGACCTCGCCCCGGGCGCCTACCGGATCCTCGGCGAGGCGGAGCTGGCACAGGTCTTCGACGAGGGGCGCTGA
- a CDS encoding DUF2271 domain-containing protein, whose product MRATALFSTLLTAPAGAAELSISLQVPRLDVAEYHRPYVAVWIERPDQSVAANLAVWYDIAKPGREGTKWLKDMRQWWRRIGRELDMPVDGVSGATKPAGEHALRFSGDAAPLKSLEPGTYQLVVEAAREVGGREVVRLPLTWPAPEPQTRETRGAEELGRVSVTLTP is encoded by the coding sequence ATGCGCGCCACCGCCCTGTTCTCCACCCTCCTGACGGCGCCGGCCGGAGCGGCCGAGCTGAGCATCAGCCTGCAGGTCCCGCGGCTGGACGTGGCCGAGTACCACCGGCCCTACGTGGCGGTCTGGATCGAGCGGCCGGACCAGAGCGTCGCGGCCAACCTCGCCGTCTGGTACGACATTGCCAAGCCTGGGCGCGAGGGCACCAAGTGGCTGAAGGACATGCGGCAATGGTGGCGCCGCATCGGCCGCGAGCTCGACATGCCGGTGGACGGTGTCAGCGGCGCGACGAAGCCCGCCGGGGAGCATGCGCTGCGCTTTTCGGGCGACGCGGCCCCGCTGAAGAGCCTCGAACCCGGCACCTATCAGCTCGTGGTCGAGGCCGCTCGGGAGGTGGGCGGGCGGGAGGTCGTGCGCCTGCCGCTCACCTGGCCCGCCCCCGAGCCTCAGACCCGGGAGACGCGCGGCGCGGAGGAACTCGGCCGCGTTTCCGTCACGCTCACCCCCTGA
- a CDS encoding DUF4198 domain-containing protein, with the protein MPLPRSRRAALAALALAASPLSGPAEAHRAWMLPSATVLSGDDAWVTVDAAISNDLFYFEHFPMRLDGLTVTGPDGKPVPAQNGNTGKYRSTFDLHLDKPGTYRASVVQSAVFASYKLNGEPKRWRGAPENLDKEVPREAEGLQVTQSQQRTEVFVTAGKPSEAALEPGTTGLALRPVTHPNSLVSGEEARFVLLLDGKPAADVEVEAVPGGIRYRDKLNEIRLRTGADGSFAVIWPAPGMYWLSASVQDAKATLPNARRRATYNATLEVLPP; encoded by the coding sequence ATGCCCCTGCCCCGCTCCCGCCGCGCCGCCCTCGCGGCGCTCGCTCTCGCCGCCTCGCCCCTGTCCGGGCCGGCCGAGGCCCACAGGGCCTGGATGCTGCCCTCCGCCACCGTGCTGTCGGGCGACGATGCCTGGGTCACGGTCGACGCCGCGATCTCGAACGACCTGTTCTACTTCGAACATTTTCCGATGCGGCTCGACGGGCTCACGGTGACAGGCCCGGACGGCAAGCCGGTGCCGGCCCAGAACGGCAACACCGGCAAGTACCGCAGCACCTTCGACCTGCATCTCGACAAGCCCGGCACCTACAGGGCGAGCGTGGTCCAGTCGGCCGTGTTCGCCAGCTACAAGCTGAACGGCGAGCCGAAGCGCTGGCGCGGCGCCCCGGAGAACCTCGACAAGGAGGTGCCGCGCGAGGCGGAGGGGCTGCAGGTGACGCAATCGCAGCAGCGCACGGAGGTGTTCGTCACGGCCGGCAAGCCGAGCGAGGCCGCCCTGGAGCCCGGCACGACGGGACTGGCCCTGCGTCCGGTGACGCATCCGAACAGCCTCGTCTCGGGCGAGGAGGCCCGGTTCGTCCTGCTGCTCGACGGCAAGCCGGCGGCCGATGTCGAGGTCGAGGCGGTGCCGGGCGGGATCCGCTACCGCGACAAGCTGAACGAGATCAGGCTGCGCACCGGAGCCGACGGCAGCTTCGCGGTGATCTGGCCGGCGCCCGGCATGTACTGGCTCAGCGCCTCCGTGCAGGACGCCAAGGCCACGCTGCCGAATGCCCGACGGCGGGCGACCTACAACGCCACGCTGGAAGTCCTGCCGCCCTAG
- a CDS encoding PepSY-associated TM helix domain-containing protein, with translation MLLRVHDPAAAAEDARRRARTRRAFWLKQLYAWHWVSSALCLVGMLLFAGTGLTLNHAAQLEARAKVATREALLPGDLVPLVQALPARGRGPLPPAVADWLNRQLGIPAGPREAEFSADEIYVALPRPGGDAWVSLARRDGSVLHEVTGRGWIAYLNDLHKGRHTGPAWSWFIDGFAAACLVFCLTGLVLLWFHAGRRPATWPMVGLGLAAPLLIALLFIHA, from the coding sequence GTGCTCTTGCGCGTCCACGATCCCGCCGCGGCCGCCGAGGATGCCCGCCGGCGCGCCCGGACGCGGCGCGCCTTCTGGCTGAAGCAGCTCTATGCCTGGCACTGGGTCAGCTCGGCTCTGTGCCTCGTCGGCATGCTGCTGTTCGCAGGCACCGGCCTCACGCTGAACCACGCCGCGCAGCTGGAGGCCCGCGCGAAGGTCGCGACCCGCGAGGCGCTGCTGCCGGGCGATCTGGTCCCGCTGGTGCAAGCCCTGCCGGCGCGCGGGCGCGGCCCGCTGCCGCCCGCCGTGGCGGATTGGCTGAACCGGCAGCTCGGCATCCCGGCGGGGCCGCGAGAGGCCGAGTTCTCGGCCGACGAGATCTACGTCGCCCTGCCGCGCCCGGGGGGCGACGCCTGGGTCAGCCTCGCGCGCAGGGACGGCAGCGTGCTGCACGAAGTGACCGGCCGCGGCTGGATTGCCTATCTCAACGACCTGCACAAGGGCCGCCACACCGGCCCCGCCTGGTCGTGGTTCATCGACGGGTTCGCGGCGGCCTGCCTGGTGTTCTGCCTGACCGGGCTGGTGCTGCTGTGGTTCCATGCCGGCCGCCGCCCGGCGACCTGGCCGATGGTGGGGCTCGGCCTCGCAGCCCCGCTCCTCATCGCCCTCCTGTTCATCCATGCCTGA
- a CDS encoding class I SAM-dependent methyltransferase: MDASETPDITSAVYGLPPPDLAAVPEGARQLSPMLPGAAALEDLPPGALSEIVLLAPPGTAERRAVLALALRALRAGGRITALAPKDRGGARLGRELAGFGCTVEETAKRHHRTCRAARPAVPAGLDAAIAEGAPRFVPELGLWSQPGVFSWNRIDPGTVLLLDHLPPLSGRGADLGCGLGVIARAVLASPAVTALALVDIDRRAVAAARRNVEDPRASFAWADARRPDAVPGRLDFVVTNPPFHHEGSEDQGLGQAFIRRAAEVLRPGGIFWLTANAHLPYEAVLAGAFRQVTPRAAANGYKLYEARR, from the coding sequence ATGGATGCAAGCGAGACCCCGGACATCACCAGCGCCGTCTACGGCCTGCCGCCCCCGGATCTGGCGGCGGTTCCGGAGGGCGCGCGGCAGCTCTCGCCGATGCTGCCGGGCGCGGCGGCCCTGGAGGATCTCCCGCCCGGCGCGCTGAGCGAGATCGTGCTCCTCGCCCCGCCGGGCACGGCGGAGCGGCGCGCGGTGCTCGCCCTGGCCTTGCGGGCCTTGCGGGCGGGCGGACGGATCACCGCGCTCGCGCCCAAGGATCGGGGCGGGGCGCGGCTCGGGCGCGAGCTCGCGGGCTTCGGCTGCACGGTCGAGGAGACGGCCAAGCGGCACCACCGCACCTGCCGCGCGGCCCGGCCCGCCGTGCCGGCCGGGCTCGATGCGGCGATCGCCGAGGGCGCGCCCCGGTTCGTCCCGGAGCTCGGGCTGTGGTCGCAGCCCGGGGTGTTCAGCTGGAACCGGATCGATCCGGGGACCGTGCTCCTCCTCGACCACCTGCCACCGCTCTCCGGGCGCGGGGCGGATCTCGGCTGCGGCCTCGGCGTGATCGCCCGGGCGGTGCTGGCCTCGCCGGCGGTCACGGCGCTCGCCCTCGTCGATATCGACCGGCGGGCAGTGGCGGCGGCGCGGCGCAATGTCGAGGATCCGCGCGCGAGCTTCGCCTGGGCGGATGCGCGCCGGCCCGACGCCGTGCCCGGGCGGCTCGATTTCGTGGTGACGAACCCGCCCTTCCACCACGAGGGCAGCGAGGATCAGGGGCTCGGGCAGGCCTTCATCCGCCGCGCCGCGGAGGTGCTGCGCCCCGGCGGCATTTTTTGGCTCACGGCCAACGCGCATCTGCCCTACGAGGCGGTGCTCGCCGGGGCCTTCCGGCAGGTGACGCCGCGGGCCGCCGCGAACGGCTACAAGCTCTACGAGGCCCGCCGATGA